In Leuconostoc kimchii IMSNU 11154, the DNA window GCGAAATGAAATTTTACAAATGATGATGATTGCGCCCAAGATTGCTATTTTGGATGAAATTGATTCAGGCTTAGATATTGATGCTTTAAAAGTTGTTTCTCGCGGTGTTAATCATATGCGCTCAAATGATTTTGGAGCATTAATGATTACCCACTACCAACGTCTATTAGATTACATCATTCCTGATTTTGTTCATGTGATGATGGGTGGTAAAATTGTGAAAACTGGCGGTGCCGAACTCGCTAAAAAACTTGAAGCAGAAGGATATAAAGGATTAAGAGATGAGCTTGGCTTGGACATCACGTTGACAGATGAAGACGCCGATAGTGGCGTTTTGGGGAAATAGCATGATTGATAATAAAAGCATAAAAGATCTACCAATGCCAATTTTTGCTAAAGTGAGGTATCATGCCTGGCTATTAGATGATATGCAACCGGCTCTAGAGTTTACGGATCAAGGTTATTTCAATCAGGAAGAATTGGGTATTGAAGTTAGTGGACAATCAACAACATACAGCAAGTTAACAGATGACCTGATTAGACAGGGTGTTATCTTGATGAGTATGCAAGATGCACAGCAACGGCATCAGCAACTGGTAAAAAAGTTAATTGGCAGCGTGATACCGAATAATTTGGACCGCTTGGCGGCTCAGAATTTCAATGCTTTTAACACTGGTATTTTTCTTTATATTCCTGACAACACGCAAATCAAGCATGTGTTACATCTGACGCTCAATCATCTATCGGTGACAGGAAAAGATTTCATCGCGCGAATTTTTGTGTATGTTGGTCAAAATGTGACAGTAGATATGATGCAACTAATTCATAGTGCCGATTTAGAAAAATCTAAAGCATCAGTAGTAATTGAAGTCCTGGCAGCAACAGGTGCTCAAGTAAATTACGCTAATGTCGATGCTTTTTCACAGAAAACTACTGGCTATATTAATAGACAAGCCAATGTAGGGGACCATGCCACAGTTGACTGGTCTAATGTATCATTCAACGATGGCAATGTGATTACAAAGTTAGAGAGCCGATTAAATGGTGAGGGGGCAACGTCACATGTCGGCGTCATTGCACTAACACATAAAAAGCAGACACAGGGACTAGTGACAGAAGTTCGCAATACAGGTCGGCATTCTGTGGGACATATTTTTCAACGTGGCGTTATCTTGAATCATTCTGCTTTGATTTTTAATGGCATCGGCCGCATTATTAAGGGCGCAAAAGGATCTGATGCCCAACAAGAATCACGCGTATTGATGCTATCGCATCATGCACGTGGTGAAGCAAATCCGTTACTTTTAATTGACGAAAATGATGTGACGGCTGGTCACGCAGCCTCTGTTGGTCGCGTAGACGAGCAACAGATGTATTATCTAATGAGCCGTGGACTAACTGAAAAAGTAGCTAGAAAATTAGTTATTCGTGGTTTTATGGGACAAATTTTGGCAAAGATGCCTACCAAAGCAGCGCGGCAAGCGGTAATTGATGAGATAGAGAGGAAATTACAATATGAGGGAAATTAGGCATGACTTTCCAGTATTGGATCAAGTGATTAATCAAAAGCCAATGATTTATTTAGATAGTGCGGCAACTGCTCAGAAACCACAGCAGGTGATTGATACCATTGTAAATTATTATGAACAAGATAATGCGAATGTCCATCGTGGCATTTATGAATTATCTCAACGTGCGACGCAATTGTATGAAGCATCGAGAGATAAAGTACAGCACTTTATTCATGCGAGTCAACGTGAGGAAATTTTGTTTACCCGTGGTACAACTGAGTCAATCAATTGGATCGCCAGCACATATGGCATTGACAATATTCATCAGGGAGATGAAATTGTTATTTCTTACATGGAACATCATTCAAACATCGTTCCTTGGCAACAGTTGGCTAAGCGAGTTGGGGCCACTTTAAAATATATTGGACTGAACGCTGACGGCACATTAAATATGACAGATGCTGCAACTCAGATTACGAACAAAACAAAGATTGTATCAATTGCGCATGCATCCAATGTGCTAGGCGTTATTAATCCCATTAAAGATTTAGCGGATTTGGCACATCAACATGGCGCTATAATTGTTGTGGATGGCGCGCAATCGACGCCACATATGGCGATTGATGTACAGGCACTATCAGCTGATTTTTTCGCGTTTTCTGGACACAAGATGATGGGACCGATGGGTATTGGCATTTTGTATGGTAAAAAATCAATCTTAGACAATATGAAGCCTGCGCAATTTGGTGGTGAAATGATTGAATCTGTTTCATTACATGACGCCATTTTTCAACCCTTACCTTGGCGTTTTGAGGCAGGCACACCCAATGTAGCTGGGGCAATTGGGCTGGGTGCAGCCATTGATTATTTGACGACAATCGGTATGTCAAATGTGAACCAATATGAACATGATTTAGTATCTTATGCATTACCAAAGTTAAAAAGTATTGTGGGTGTGACGATTTATGGGCCGCAAAATATTAAAGAGCATACGGCTGTGATTGCATTCAACGTGGATGGTATACATGCGCATGACATGGCTACGGCATTGGATCAAGAGGGTATTGAAGTTAGAGCTGGACATCATTGTGCACAACCACTGATGAATTATTTAGATCTGACGGCAACCGTACGTGTAAGTCTTTATCTTTATAACACCACTGCAGAAATTGATCGATTAGTCGCAACAATAAAAAAGATAAAGGAATATTTTCAAAATGGCTTTACATAACTTAGACAATTTATACCGGCAAGCCATTATGGGCTATGCTCAAAATCCTCATCATTATCATCCAGTTACAGTAGCAGATCAATATACTGTCAGAAAATATAACCCAACTTGTGGTGATGTTATTGAAATAGCGATAACAACCCATGATCAAGTGATTTCTGACATACATTTTGATGGTGACGGTTGTGCTATTTCTAAGGCATCTGCGTCAATGATGACTGATTTGGTCTTAAACAGGACACTGTCTGCAGCGCAAAAGATGATCTCTGAGTTTTCTAGCATGACAATGGGAGAATCCCATGATCAGGTGCTATTAGGTGAGGCGGAATTGTTGGCTGGTGTGACAAAATTCCCAGCACGTATCAAATGTGCAACATTAGCATGGCATGCATTAGACGAACTTTTGACCAGTAAGAATTAAAAGGGGAATAGGCGATGGAAATTGAACGACAAGCAGCACTTGAGCGTACAAAAGCAGCGATTAATGTTAACAAAGCCGACGAATTAGGATTCCAAGATAACTATCAGGCTGTATTTTCAACAGGCAAAGGCATCAATGAAACAATTATTCGCCAAATATCAGCTAAGAAAAAAGAACCACAATGGATGTTAGATTATCGCTTGCAAGCCTATCAGACGTATTTAGATATGCCGATGCAAACATGGGGACCAGACTTAAGTGATATTAATTTTGACGACATTTATTATTATAATAAACCAACGAATGATAAATACCGTGATTGGGATGATGTGCCAGCCGAACTTAAGGCAACTTTTGAGCGCCTAGGTGTACCAGAAGCTGAGCGTAAATGGCTGGCAGGATCATCAGCGCAATATGAGTCCGAGGTTGTTTACCATAAAATGAAGGCAGAATTTGAAAAAACTGGTATTATCTTTACAGATACGGATACGGCAGTTCAAGAATATCCAGAATTAGTTCAAGCGTACTTTGGATCTTTAGTAAAGCCAACAAACAATAAAATGGCGGCGTTGAATTCAGCAGCGTGGTCAGGTGGCACCTTTATTTATGTGCCGAAGGGTGTTCGCGTGACAACACCTATTCAATCATATTTTAGAATTAACACTGAAAACGAGGGTCAGTTTGAACGTACATTAATTATTGTTGATGAAGGGGCACATGTTGATTATGTGGAGGGCTGTTCAGCGCCAATGTATTCAGGGGATGCATTACATGCAGCAGTTGTTGAAGTGATTGTTAAAAAAGATGCTTATTGCCGTTATACAACGATACAAAACTGGTCGAATAACGTGTATTCATTGGAAACAAAGCGTGCAGCAGCGCATGAGAATGCCACAATGGAATGGGTTGATGGCAATTTTGGCTCCAAAACAACGATGAAGTATCCATCGGTTTATTTAGAAGGGGAAGGCGCACGGGGGACCATGTTATCTATTGCGGTTGCCGGTTCAGGTGTTCATTTGGATTCGGGTGCACAAATGATTCATCACGCAAAAAATACCTCTTCTTCAATTATTTCAAAATCTATTGCTCATGATGGTGGCGTAACAGATTATCGGGGTACCGTTAAATTTGGTCGTGAATCCGATGGGTCTTTTGCACATGTTGAGTGTGACACAATTCTAGTGGATGATCAGTCTTCTGCAGATACCATACCTTACAACACGATATTAAATGGTAATGTGTCAATGGAGCATGAGGCTAAAGTATCACGAGTGTCAGAAGAACAATTGTATTATTTGATGACACGAGGCATTTCGGCAGAAAAGGCAACTGAAATGATTGTGATGGGCTTTATTGAACCATTTACTAAGGAGCTACCAATGGAATATGCTGTAGAATTGAATCGCTTAATGAAGTTTGAAATGGTTGGATCGGTAGGATAATTATGCAGTCGGAATTAGAAGATAGAATAATGGCAACTTTAACAAATGTGATTGATCCAGAGTTACAAATTGATATTGTTAATTTAGGTTTGATCAATTATATTGATATGGCAACAAATGGTGATGTCACCATAAACATGACATTAACTACGATGGGTTGTCCACTAACAGGCGTTTTAGAAGAAATGATTATAAAAGCATTGAAAATTATACCAGAAGTCAAAACAACCAAAGTTGAACTTACATGGGAACCTGCTTGGGGAATTGATAGAATGTCACGATACGCAAAAATGGCATTAGGATTATAAAAGGATTGAATTATATAAAATTGGAATAAAATATGCCTTGCAATTGACGATAAATTATAAAGTAGTTATGATTAGATTATTAAATTAAAAGGAAGTTTTTCACATGAGAAATCAGGTTATAGCACAAATTAATAAAATAAACTCAGCCCTTCTCCTCAGCTTGCTCAGACTATCCTAGCAAGTTGAGCTTTTAAGCTGGTTGTTAG includes these proteins:
- the sufD gene encoding Fe-S cluster assembly protein SufD, which gives rise to MIDNKSIKDLPMPIFAKVRYHAWLLDDMQPALEFTDQGYFNQEELGIEVSGQSTTYSKLTDDLIRQGVILMSMQDAQQRHQQLVKKLIGSVIPNNLDRLAAQNFNAFNTGIFLYIPDNTQIKHVLHLTLNHLSVTGKDFIARIFVYVGQNVTVDMMQLIHSADLEKSKASVVIEVLAATGAQVNYANVDAFSQKTTGYINRQANVGDHATVDWSNVSFNDGNVITKLESRLNGEGATSHVGVIALTHKKQTQGLVTEVRNTGRHSVGHIFQRGVILNHSALIFNGIGRIIKGAKGSDAQQESRVLMLSHHARGEANPLLLIDENDVTAGHAASVGRVDEQQMYYLMSRGLTEKVARKLVIRGFMGQILAKMPTKAARQAVIDEIERKLQYEGN
- a CDS encoding aminotransferase class V-fold PLP-dependent enzyme — translated: MREIRHDFPVLDQVINQKPMIYLDSAATAQKPQQVIDTIVNYYEQDNANVHRGIYELSQRATQLYEASRDKVQHFIHASQREEILFTRGTTESINWIASTYGIDNIHQGDEIVISYMEHHSNIVPWQQLAKRVGATLKYIGLNADGTLNMTDAATQITNKTKIVSIAHASNVLGVINPIKDLADLAHQHGAIIVVDGAQSTPHMAIDVQALSADFFAFSGHKMMGPMGIGILYGKKSILDNMKPAQFGGEMIESVSLHDAIFQPLPWRFEAGTPNVAGAIGLGAAIDYLTTIGMSNVNQYEHDLVSYALPKLKSIVGVTIYGPQNIKEHTAVIAFNVDGIHAHDMATALDQEGIEVRAGHHCAQPLMNYLDLTATVRVSLYLYNTTAEIDRLVATIKKIKEYFQNGFT
- the sufU gene encoding Fe-S cluster assembly sulfur transfer protein SufU, translated to MALHNLDNLYRQAIMGYAQNPHHYHPVTVADQYTVRKYNPTCGDVIEIAITTHDQVISDIHFDGDGCAISKASASMMTDLVLNRTLSAAQKMISEFSSMTMGESHDQVLLGEAELLAGVTKFPARIKCATLAWHALDELLTSKN
- the sufB gene encoding Fe-S cluster assembly protein SufB; translation: MEIERQAALERTKAAINVNKADELGFQDNYQAVFSTGKGINETIIRQISAKKKEPQWMLDYRLQAYQTYLDMPMQTWGPDLSDINFDDIYYYNKPTNDKYRDWDDVPAELKATFERLGVPEAERKWLAGSSAQYESEVVYHKMKAEFEKTGIIFTDTDTAVQEYPELVQAYFGSLVKPTNNKMAALNSAAWSGGTFIYVPKGVRVTTPIQSYFRINTENEGQFERTLIIVDEGAHVDYVEGCSAPMYSGDALHAAVVEVIVKKDAYCRYTTIQNWSNNVYSLETKRAAAHENATMEWVDGNFGSKTTMKYPSVYLEGEGARGTMLSIAVAGSGVHLDSGAQMIHHAKNTSSSIISKSIAHDGGVTDYRGTVKFGRESDGSFAHVECDTILVDDQSSADTIPYNTILNGNVSMEHEAKVSRVSEEQLYYLMTRGISAEKATEMIVMGFIEPFTKELPMEYAVELNRLMKFEMVGSVG
- a CDS encoding metal-sulfur cluster assembly factor — encoded protein: MQSELEDRIMATLTNVIDPELQIDIVNLGLINYIDMATNGDVTINMTLTTMGCPLTGVLEEMIIKALKIIPEVKTTKVELTWEPAWGIDRMSRYAKMALGL